In the Telopea speciosissima isolate NSW1024214 ecotype Mountain lineage chromosome 2, Tspe_v1, whole genome shotgun sequence genome, one interval contains:
- the LOC122650062 gene encoding G-type lectin S-receptor-like serine/threonine-protein kinase SD2-5, which produces METRVLSSYAGLIYLLILALFGTSTASNQFLGQISPGFKGSQMNWVDKNGRFLLSNNSEFSFGFFTTQKVTSFLLVVLHIGSSKVVWTANRGSPVRNSDHFVFEDNGNAYLEMGDGVVWCTDTGGKGVTVMKLQDNGNLVLLGNYSKPLWQSFNYPTDTLLSGQDFLEGMKLVSKPSPKNLSCYLEISSGDLILNAGFPTPQPYWSISKEIRKTINKVSGEVKSASLSSNSWNFYDKNQVLLWQFIFSDNSNPNITWAAVLDSQGSISFYSLQRSTVAEPKVIPQDSCGTPEPCDPYYVCYIDNKCQCPDVLVSQPNCAPGIDSPCKSSNGPLELVDAGDKLDYFALGFVPPSSKSDLTGCKNACLSNCSCRALFFDNTTGQCFLFDQIGSLKQSSQGSTGFVSYIKVPRDGNQGQNSGGKGSSSSQKHFHIIVIISVLTVLVISGILYLVLWCHNKKKNIPEAPHNDSSEEDMFLESICGAPFRFSFKDLQDATGNFSVKLGHGGFGSVYQGVLPDGTQLAVKKLEGIGQGKKEFRAEVSTIGGIHHVHLVRLKGFCAEANHRLLVYEYMANGSLDRWIFQKDGKDDFLDWGTRFNIALSTAKGLAYLHEDCNVKIIHCDIKPENVLLDDNFLAKVSDFGLAKLMTREQSQVFTTLRGTRGYLAPEWITNQAISEKSDVFSFGMVLLEIIGGRKNFDLAETSEKAHFPSYAFKMMEEGRIKEILDLKLKTHEDDERVITAIKVALWCIQDDMYLRPSMSKVVQMLEGLAPVPQPPTSSQIGSRLYSSLFKSMSEDGTSSGPSDYNSDAYLSDVRLSGPR; this is translated from the coding sequence ATGGAAACCCGGGTTCTCTCGAGTTATGCTGGACttatttatttgcttatttTAGCGTTGTTTGGAACCTCCACTGCTAGCAATCAGTTTCTTGGCCAGATATCACCAGGGTTTAAGGGGTCTCAGATGAACTGGGTTGATAAAAATGGGAGGTTTCTGTTATCCAACAACTCTGAATTTTCTTTCGGCTTCTTCACTACTCAAAAAGTCACTTCGTTTTTGTTAGTTGTCCTCCACATCGGCAGTTCAAAAGTAGTTTGGACTGCAAACAGAGGATCCCCTGTTAGAAATTCTGATCATTTCGTATTTGAAGACAATGGGAATGCTTATTTGGAAATGGGTGATGGTGTAGTTTGGTGTACAGATACGGGAGGCAAAGGAGTTACTGTCATGAAGTTGCAGGACAATGGAAATTTGGTCTTGCTCGGAAATTATAGTAAACCGCTTTGGCAGAGTTTCAACTATCCCACTGATACCCTCTTGTCTGGTCAGGATTTCTTGGAGGGAATGAAGCTAGTAAGCAAACCAAGCCCCAAAAATTTGAGCTGTTATCTTGAAATCAGTTCTGGAGATTTGATTCTCAATGCAGGCTTCCCTACTCCACAACCTTATTGGTCTATTTCAAAAGAGATACGTAAAACCATTAACAAGGTTAGTGGGGAGGTTAAATCTGCATCTCTGAGCTCCAATTCATGGAACTTTTACGATAAAAATCAAGTGTTGCTATGGCAGTTTATCTTCTCGGACAATTCTAATCCAAACATCACATGGGCTGCAGTGCTAGACTCCCAGGGGTCGATCTCATTCTACAGTCTTCAAAGGTCAACTGTAGCAGAGCCGAAAGTGATTCCTCAAGATTCTTGTGGCACCCCTGAGCCTTGTGATCCATATTATGTTTGTTACATTGACAACAAGTGCCAGTGCCCTGATGTTCTTGTCTCCCAACCTAATTGTGCACCTGGGATTGACTCTCCATGTAAGAGTTCAAATGGTCCATTGGAACTTGTAGATGCAGGGGATAAACTTGACTATTTCGCGCTGGGGTTTGTTCCACCATCCTCCAAGTCTGATCTAACTGGTTGCAAAAATGCGTGCCTAAGTAACTGCTCTTGCCGTGCTTTGTTCTTTGACAACACTACAGGGCAATGCTTTCTATTTGATCAGATAGGAAGCTTGAAGCAGTCTAGTCAGGGATCCACTGGGTTTGTTTCATACATTAAGGTTCCAAGAGATGGAAACCAGGGGCAAAATTCCGGAGGGAAGGGAAGCAGCAGCAGCCAGAAACACTTTCACATCATCGTGATCATTTCTGTTCTGACAGTACTAGTTATTTCTGGTATACTTTATTTGGTGTTATGGTGccacaacaagaagaaaaacataCCAGAGGCTCCTCATAATGATTCATCAGAAGAGGATATGTTCTTGGAGAGTATATGTGGTGCACCATTTCGGTTCAGTTTCAAGGATCTTCAGGATGCTACTGGTAACTTCTCTGTGAAACTTGGTCATGGTGGGTTTGGCTCAGTCTACCAGGGGGTGCTTCCTGATGGGACTCAATTAGCTGTGAAGAAATTGGAGGGCATTGGTCAGGGGAAGAAAGAATTCCGAGCGGAAGTTAGCACCATTGGCGGCATCCACCATGTCCATTTGGTCAGGCTGAAAGGATTTTGTGCTGAGGCAAATCACCGGCTTCTTGTTTATGAATACATGGCAAATGGGTCTCTGGACAGATGGATCTTCCAGAAGGATGGAAAAGATGATTTTTTGGACTGGGGAACGAGGTTTAATATTGCCCTAAGCACAGCAAAAGGATTAGCTTATCTCCATGAGGACTGTAACGTAAAGATTATCCATTGTGATATAAAGCCTGAAAATGTGCTTCTTGATGATAATTTTTTAGCAAAGGTCTCAGATTTTGGTTTGGCTAAGCTGATGACTAGGGAACAGAGCCAGGTATTCACCACATTAAGGGGTACCAGGGGGTATCTAGCACCCGAGTGGATTACAAACCAAGCTATATCAGAGAAGAGTGATGTGTTCAGCTTTGGCATGGTCTTGCTTGAGATAATTGGGGGAAGGAAGAATTTTGATTTAGCAGAGACTTCAGAGAAAGCTCATTTTCCCTCTTATGCCTTCAAGATGATGGAAGAAGGGAGAATCAAAGAAATCCTCGATTTGAAGCTGAAGACACATGAAGATGATGAGAGGGTGATCACGGCAATTAAGGTTGCTTTGTGGTGTATACAGGACGACATGTACTTGCGACCATCCATGAGTAAAGTAGTCCAAATGCTTGAAGGTCTAGCTCCTGTTCCACAGCCCCCAACATCCTCTCAAATAGGGTCCCGTCTTTATTCAAGCCTTTTTAAGTCGATGAGTGAGGATGGTACTTCATCAGGACCCTCAGATTACAATAGCGATGCATATCTCTCAGATGTACGCCTGTCAGGGCCCAGATAG
- the LOC122649724 gene encoding equilibrative nucleotide transporter 8-like, translating into MEGVKSLCDQTEPRDAFNMAYIIHFVLGAANLLPWNALITAVDYFGYLYPDEHVNKVFAVAYMGSSLPVLVLFLSWGSWNKKSSFRLRMNLGLSMFILSVMTPPLIDWTSHSSGPQKRLHGAYTVTVAAVAVCGLADGLIGGSLIGSAGKLPKRYMQAVFAGTASSGVLVSIMRIITKASLPQTPEGLRLSAHLYFVVSTLIVMGCIVCCNILDRLPVMQKYQCKITMAPRTLISGFSDNPQSSMRMLFEVDEPEQPKFWDVMRKIRWPAFGILMIYTVTLSIFPGYIAEDVHSKVLRDWYQILLITMYNVSDLAGKSLTAVYVPKTIAKTTWASIFRLLFYPLFTACLHGPKWFRTEVPVVFLTTMLGLSNGYLTSVFMILAPKSVLVAEAETASIVMALFLAFGLVIGSILGWFWII; encoded by the exons ATGGAAGGAGTCAAGAGCCTCTGTGATCAGACTGAGCCAAGAGATGCCTTCAACATGGCATATATAATTCATTTTGTTCTAGGTGCTGCCAATCTTCTTCCATGGAATGCTCTAATTACTGCTGTTGATTACTTTGGCTATCTCTATCCAGATGAGCATGTTAACAAAGTGTTTGCTGTAGCTTACATGGGCTCTTCACTGCCAGTCCTTGTCCTTTTTTTGAGTTGGGGTAGCTGGAACAAGAAGTCAAGCTTTAGACTAAGGATGAACTTGGGACTGTCAATGTTCATTCTCTCTGTCATGACACCCCCATTGATAGACTGGACTAGTCACAGCAGTGGGCCACAAAAGAGGCTACATGGAGCTTATACTGTGACTGTTGCAGCAGTGGCAGTCTGTGGTTTAGCCGATGGGCTGATTGGTGGAAGCTTGATAGGCTCTGCAGGGAAGCTTCCCAAACGGTATATGCAAGCCGTTTTTGCAGGAACTGCTTCCTCAG GGGTTTTAGTTTCCATCATGAGGATCATAACGAAGGCATCCCTTCCCCAGACCCCTGAGGGTCTCCGGTTAAGTGCCCACCTCTATTTTGTAGTCAGCACTCTTATCGTGATGGGGTGTATTGTCTGTTGCAACATTTTAGACAGGTTGCCAGTTATGCAAAAATACCAGTGCAAGATAACAATGGCTCCCAGGACCCTCATCTCTGGTTTTTCAGATAATCCGCAGAGTTCCATGAGAATGCTCTTTGAAGTTGATGAACCAGAACAGCCTAAATTTTGGGATGTGATGAGAAAGATCAGATGGCCAGCTTTTGGGATTCTTATGATATACACTGTAACGCTCTCTATTTTCCCAGGATACATAGCCGAAGATGTGCACTCCAAGGTTCTTCGAGATTGGTATCAAATCTTGCTGATCACAATGTACAATGTCTCAGATTTAGCAGGAAAGTCCTTGACTGCAGTTTATGTTCCGAAGACAATTGCAAAGACTACATGGGCTTCCATCTTCAGGCTTTTATTCTACCCTCTCTTTACAGCTTGCCTCCATGGACCAAAGTGGTTTAGAACTGAAGTGCCAGTAGTATTTCTGACGACCATGTTGGGACTATCCAATGGGTATCTAACAAGTGTTTTCATGATACTTGCTCCAAAATCAGTACTTGTTGCAGAAGCAGAAACAGCTAGCATTGTGATGGCTTTGTTCTTGGCATTTGGATTAGTAATTGGTTCAATTCTGGGGTGGTTCTGGATTATTTGA